aggtttctTGGAAAAAAGTTGCTGGGGATCTGAAGAGAACAGACTAGATAAACATGTCAGGAATAATTCAGCTAAGTAACCCACTTTGGGAGGAAGTAGACTGGGTGACTTTCTGGAATACTTGCAACTCTAAATATTGTGAGTATAAAGGCTGACTTTataagttttttaaatttttttccccaagaacgAGAACTAATGCTGTGTGAGTAGACTTCTAATAACCAAGGGTAACCTCCTAcccaaacacagaaattttttaCCTCTGTTGTTAGACACactctctccctgcctcctccccccatctggtttttcccctcttcctaTACTAAAAGAACCTTCAAAGCCTAATACAGTGGGATTTTACTTAGAAAATTATTCATAACTAATTgaaagattaatattttatattcataagAGTGAGACCTCCGTAGGCTGTTTGGGAAGGTTTTTAAAGTAGTATGGTCAACTAACTTAAACTGTTAAATAGGGTGAACTGCTGAAGGAGTTTCTGACTGTCTGGGATACTCTTAAAAAACTTAGCCTACTGACTAGTTTTATTGAATAAATTTATCAGGCTTTCTTATAATCAGGTTAGCATTTTTTCTTGGGTATCTTCCTTTTTAagttctgtggggtttttttgttgtttcttttttttttttttttctttctgtgagaGCATTTTTCTAGAGAATAGTAAATCCCAGTCAGAACTCAGTCAAAGCATAACATGGCTATTATTGGCTAGGAAGGCAAGGAGGTACATGATAGGCATCCATGTTCAGTTGTTTTAATGAGGGTATGATTTCCTGGTCAGCTGAAGAATGTGGCTATTAGCCATGCTCTGGGCTGCAACAGTATTTCGTGTAGCTATGTTATATGTTGAATGAGAAAGCAGAGCCACTTGAGAGGTAACTTTTACCTGCATGGAAGGGAAAGCTAATTTTGATACATGGAAGGCAGCAAAAATATGTCTAAGAAGAGAGGATACTTCTCTGTTTATTTCCAGCAAAAGTGTAGACATATATATCATACTTGTGATATTCCATCCTCAGTCTTTCAGCAATGGATGGTTTCAGTGGCACGCGcgcgtgtgtatatatatgtatcagTGTATACTTacttttatataattatatgcACATTagtatataattatataaaagtatttatgGTGTGTATATATTTGTGCATATATAAGTAGTATATATACTTGTATATATTTATTGTCATGGATGGATGCCTAATTGAAGCCATAGTAGTCTTTTAAGTGGAGTCTGAATTTTGTTATTTGGTAGTTACATAACTAGTGGTCTAGATGTGAAactcttgatttttattatacaaaataaaaataactatttccCACTTTCCtatggacaaaaaaaattaagaaaacttaaTAAAGAATTTCTAGATGTTGTGAAACAATCTGCAGTGCAAGTAGGATAATacattaaagtgaaaaaaataaattgtccTTAAATCAATACAAAAATACGGTTCAGTTTTCAATTACATAAttgtgtaaatattttctgtttagttcaAGGAAGAAATCTCTAAGCGTTTCAAGTCCCACACTGATCAGCTGGTGTTGATATTTGctggaaaaattttaaaagatcaagATACATTGACTCAGCATGGAATTCATGATGGACTTACTGTTCACCTGGTTATCAAAACGCAAAACAGGTAACCTTACTGATGAGTGATCTTCTGTTTACCTCTAAGAAGTGAAAATACTCTGAATTCTTACTAGCTTTCTGTTTGGCAAACCTAGATTGGACTAAATCACTTTAATCATCTCCTTAGTCACAGTTGGTGCAGAATAAGTCTGAAGTTACAGTGctcttttctttggtttgtctTGTATTTTAATTGGGTTCATGTTTCTAGATGCAACTGtcttgcttttttggttttagtgcTGAATACTGGCTGTATTTTGGCTCCGTAGGTCTAGACACCAGCTCATAACCATCCATACAGATATGTTGTGCAGCTTTTCATTGTGAAAACGTGCAGTGAATCCTTACTTGCTGTTTGATGAAACAAGACAAGGAAGTTTTTTGGAGAACTGCTTTAGTGCAGCTAGTTTATCTGGCTGTAGAGAAGGCCTTGGAGTTtaagaattttttgttttggtgaagTAACTTTAAAATGACAATGAGAAAGTTGCATCAGTTGAGCTATGTCATCTGCACATTACTTCCTGTGAAGTGTCCAGAAGGAAAAGGCTAAACTCAAAAATCCTTTCAGCAAGTAGGGTAATACATCCCTCAACTGAACGCAGCTTGCTTAGTCAATGAAATACACGTTATTCTAGAGTGAGAGTGTTCTTGCTCCCCTTCTGCTTGAGTCTTTCCTGTCTGTGGTGAGGATCTCCTTCTGTGGGAAAATGTCACATGATGAAGGTAAGGGCATGCAACTCAGGACAGAAACCAAACATGCTTTCTATTTCAAGGCCTTACCAAGTCACAGAGGCGTCTTCATAACATAGCATTAAATTTATGTACCTGTTGAAATTAGTAGCATTAGTATTAAATGTAGGCATCTTTGAAAATCATGTCTTCATTTCCATGGTCACTTCCTGGTGGGACTATCTTCTCTGTCCTGGGGTTGTGTTTCTGTCAAAACACTTTTGTTTGCACTGGCAGAggtttcccttccctgccccatgcctccccagcctgcagtTTAGACCTGATAGCCACCCAGATCTTGTGTACGGTATTAGCTAATACTGTGGTTCTGTGCTTCATGCATCTAAACTAGTATTATGCTATTGTcatgacttctgctttttttgcctgCAGTCTTGAGTGTGGCAGAGAGGCTTTGTGCATAGTGATAGCAGGATGCTTTTGACTTGCACAGTCACCAGAGGATTCATAGGTTGAACCTACAAGAGCTGTACGTACTGAAATAGCCATGCCAGTCTCTCTTACTTTCTTGCATTTTGCCTCTGGGCAAAGGAGCACCCATGCACAATGCCACTTCTATGGCTTTCGGGGAATTTTTGGTGTCCCTGCATTGGTCCTGTCAGCATTGCAATCtgtctctcctctcctgctttttttgaGGAATTCTAGAAGACTGTATTACCATTATCTTCAGAATGTTTTAATTGTGTCCCAGAcaaggaagtaaaaaaaccccaccagctACAGACCCTTTGCGTGTATGTACCTTGTCTTCAAATGAAGCAGTGATGTTTTCACCTACTGTCTTTGCTGGAATAAACTTAAAGTATGCTCCTAAGACCTGCTAAAGAGAACTGCCAGCACAATGAAAATCACCTTTTCAGAAAGTACAGTGTTGTCCTGAACCACCTCAATATTCTGTATATGAAATACCTGGGGTTTATGCTTCACCCAAAAAGCAAGACTTAGACCCCTCTGATGTGGCCTGTCAAGTGCTGGGTTTTGGCCATGAGTATCAAGATTGGATTGCTCCCAACCACTTTATGCCacttacttttctgtttgttgctgctgctgttgctgccatATACTTGAATAAACAAAAGTTCTGTTCCAAAGCTAGATCTTTTCCCTTCTAAATAATATTAGAAGTGTCACTTTGAAATAGGAAACCTCATATATCCCAACCAGTCCGTGttgaaaaaagataaattttatCACTGTGCTACATTTCGCAAAATTATACAGGCTTCCACTGTAATCTTGTAACCTGGCCTAGACAGTGTCAGAGCAGTAGTGAGTGGTCAGCAATGGGCAGTGAAGATGCATTGAATTTCTGAATACAAAGTTCCAAGTCAACACCTATAATTTGTTAATAAGCGGCCAGAGGAAACATAATGGCAAAGTGGATGTAAAAGATGATGTGCACTCTACGGGAATTTCACTCAAAGACTTGAGGCTGGCAGACTTCATACTCAAATCATTATCTTGAGGAAATACACCCCAAATTTCCATAGAAGCACTATGAACTGCAAGTTTTCAGTCGTCTGCTTTTCTATCCTACTTTGAAAGCCTTTCTTGTCTGTTACACGAAGAGTTACAGTTGCTtctcaaaacagtttttcagttgaaaaatcAAATACGGTTTAAgctttttactttccttttgcttaCGAAGGAAAGATTGCTGTGTTTTCTAGACCAAGGGAAGCCAAGTGCCTCTAGCAGAAGATCCATGGTCAGTGTACAGCCTATAATCTTCCTCACTGAAGTTACAGCCACATGGTCAATGGTAGTTGTGTTGTGTTCAAAGTTCACAGTTGCCATTAATGTTACAGAGTATTAATGCTTCCTCTCAGGAGTTTCACCTGATGCCTTATGCCAGGGCAACTTATGTCAAAGCTATCCAGGTATTCCCTTTCCTGGATTGTTAGCATCTGTCTGAAAGATTTTCTCTAGAACGGGTTTTCACTCGgcaaaatctgtgttttgatagacatgaaaggaaacaagaatatatattaaaagatGCAAAACCAAATTTGTAGGAATCACAAGTTTAACAAGAACTGTTAGATATCAAAACCAATATCTCCTCCTTCACACCCAGAACATCAGTAAGAACTTGAATAAGTTGACTTGGTCCCATGGCATCTTAGACCTTCATGACTTGGCATGCTGTGATTTATTTACCTGTTTACAAGAACACTGGTCAAATGAGCAGGGTATAGCAGCAGAATAGGCTACTTATAAGTTAGTGTTGATTTGGTGAAAGAACTTGCAAAGTGTGCAAAGTATTCCACATGCCTCTAGTTTCTGTTTATGGCTTTGGTAGCTAATGTTTTGCCTGGAGTCAGAGAACTCTTAGAAATAGCAGGGGAGCCTCTGGACCTGAGGCATCTCTTGGGCTTGGGttggatatttttgtttatttggatttgtttctgttgttttgggtttttttttccagcctctgctttagtgaaagaatcacagaatttcaTTACAGCAGAAAGGTGCTCTGAGATTAACCGAGGCATGAAACTTAGTGTACTGTTGAATCCTCAAATCTTTGTGTGAGGTCTGAATTCATAGCTTCTACAAGTTACTTCACGCTGTAGTCCTGCAGATACAGGAATTTGTGAGATTAATTGTTGAACCAGACTGGAGAACTCATTTGGGTTTCAAGTTAgcctctttctgttttgaatagAGGCCAGGTTAGTTTTACACAAGCTCAGTTCCTTGACCTCTTTCACTAAATGGCAGCACCCATGTTTATGCCTCTGCAGTAGAAGGGCATGGCCAGCATATGACTTGAGTATGCTTCAGTGCCCATGCTAAATTATGCTGGCTTTAACTtcatataacatttttttttaccctgttcTTGAAATCTTAAATTTTATTGAGATTCTCATATTTGACTTCTAATGAAATGTTAACTGAATTTCACATTCAGTAAGGCATCCTATTAATGATGCGGCATTAAGTAAATTCAACACATTAAATCTTGCTATGCTTTATTTAAGCCCCAGACATAATCAGTAGTATTTGAGTACATGGAATAAGGCAAGGATCCTTAAAGCACGGTAGAGGACTGAGGAAACAATTCATTGGTGGGTGTCCCAGGGATAGGGTGAGAAGATGGTAATGGCTGCAGTGGTGcccatctgttttcttaatgtttCAAACTACTGTTCTGTAAAACTGATGATATTACGGATGTCTCGGAAAGATTTTACAGGAAACCATCTAGAGATAACAATGTGATTTTTGAGAAAGAATCAAAATGTAGATTAAGATTCTCAAGTATGATACTGTTCCTGTATTTAACAGCATTATTTAAATGAACTTGTTAAAGTTGCAACTTcataaacttgctttttttagaTCACAAGACCACCCAGCTCAACAAGCAAACACCACTGGGAGTACTGCTACCACTTCAACATCAAGTGGTAGTACCTCAACACCAGCTTCAACAAATAGTAACCCTTTGGGCTTGGGTAAGAATATTGGTTAGATAGCatggaaaactttaaaaacaaactaactCACCACCCAAAAAAGTGATTACATATATCTATGGTATTGGTTATACAAGGTTTCTGATCAGTAAGTTACCAGAGGAAAGttgtttccttaattttttatagaatcataagagtagtttgggttggaaaggacttcCAAAGAacatctagtccagcccccctgcaataagcagggacgTCTTAAACTAGATAGGTTGTCAGAGCTCCATctaacctgaccttgaatgtttgGGATGGGGTATATACCATCTCtctgggtagcctgttccaGTATTTCACCACAAACTTCAGACTTGGGCTGTTTCACCTTTAGTAGTAAGGTGCCACTTATGCTATATTCTGGCACTATGGGTAATGATACTCCTTCCAGTGCCCTTGTGCTCCTTAAAAGTGCATCTGAGTTGCTGTGAGGAGAGTTTTGATGAAGTTGGACCTGTAAAATGAAACCAAGATCTGGAACAGAAGTAACAAAATTGCTGCTAGTCTTGCAACTCGGTATTTCTCAGGTTCCAAGTCTAATAGCATCAGTCTTTTCTTTATGGATAAAGAGGCTGTAGTCTATTGACTTAAAAATACTATCTAGTGTTTTTAGTGGGATTTTTGGTTCATTCTTTTTCATGCCATTTGATTTTGGGGTCCTGGGAAGAGGTAGAACTGGAAAAGCTAACCATAGTAAGCAGTTGCTTTCTTAGGTGTAAACATGTCTTCAGACTGATGAGTACTTTCTGAGATTTCTTGTTTGGACTCGGCAGAGGAGGGGAGTTCAAAGCATAATTAGTTCTTGGTGCATTAGCGAGAAGAGGAGCTCTACTTTTTGATTAGAATAAGGAATATGAGTCATTGTGAACTCTCTCTTGGTTATAGTCTAACCAAGAGACAGATAAATGATTATTATAAATGCATTGTCAGTGTtgctgggagggggggaggaaCCTAAGACCCTGACAATCAAACATCCCTTGTATCTTACCTattgaaaatgagaagaaaaagctgttagAATTATAACACATTCTATTTCAGATAACAGTTtcttggatttttgtttgtgtgtctTCTTACTTAAAGAAGTGAACTCTTGGTGGACAATTCCTTAACAGCTTGCAAAGATAGACTTTCCATTCATCTTCATTACTTTAAAGTGTGGGATAAGTTcaagtattttgtatttagaaAGAACCTGGATGTGTTTCAATGTATACTAGAAGCTGAAAGTTTGGTTatacttttttcattctcttaaAGGTGGCCTCGGTGGTTTTGCAGGTCTGAGTAGCCTGGGCTTAAATACATCAAACTTCTCAGAGTTGCAAAGTCAGATGCAACGGCAACTTATGTCCAACCCAGAAATGATGGTTCAGATAATGGAAAATCCATTTGTTCAGAGCATGCTTTCAAATCCTGACCTGATGAGGCAGTTAATTATGGCTAACCCTCAAATGCAGCAACTGATACAGAGAAATCCAGAAATCAGTCACATGCTGAATAATCCAGATATAATGAGACAGGTATGTGGAAGGATCTCTGTAAGTTCATGACTTTTGATTATATTGTAACTGTGAACAACAGAACAGGAATTGGACGTGCTTAAATATTCTTGAAGTATTTAGGCTTACTAGAAAATCCGTAAGAGATTGCTGTAGACAACTGATACTTGCGTTTCTAGTTGTTAATGTCCAAAATAGACTGATAATTCAGAAGGTCTGCGACATCGTTCTGACATTGAGGACTGTGTAATCATGCCTTCGGAGGTTAGAGTTGGATGTCTGTGTGTGCACTTGAAACCCTCTGTACCAGAAGTAGTAATTATCCAAAATACCAcatattttagttttatctAACTGGGGGTATTTCTGAGTACTTCTAAAATTAATGGTATGTAACATATGGTGTTTGGCAGAAggtatcagaagaaaaataggtgcttctgaaaatgtaggtatttactttaaatttcttaCTATAAACTGCCTGTTGTAATGATGTTGGAAATGGTAGGAGTATTTCGTGCTGtgaagatgaagaaataaaagaacagtttaatccaggtttttcttctgtttagcCAGTGCTTCCTGACCCAATGAACATAATGACAGTTGTGGTAGAACGCTGGCTAAGTACTGAATTCACTTGAGTCCCACTAAGCTGACATCTTCATTTGGCTTTAATCATAATTTCAAACCGGGTTAAACAGTGGTAACTGAGATATTGCCAAACGCTGAAATCCATTCGCCTTAGAATGGATTTCTTATTAATACAGATTAAACGTTCCACTTCTCTAGACACTAGAACTTGCTAGAAACCCTGCAATGATGCAGGAAATGATGCGAAACCAAGACCGAGCGTTGAGCAACCTTGAAAGTATACCAGGTGGATACAATGCCTTACGACGTATGTACACAGATATTCAGGAGCCAATGATGAAtgcagcacaggaacaggtGAGAAAAGATTGCAGATGCcactgaaagtaaaaatttttttaaaacaaaaacatgtaaGTAATGTAAATTTCAAAATGCGTATGTgacaaaatgtttcttgaagCTTGAAGTCAACACGTGGTCTCTTACTcttgaggggaggaggaaagagctttaaaaatttgGTGCTTCTCTAAGCTTGAAGAAATACAGGTATTGCTTTGTGTATttgagaaagtattttaaagttaatgGGTTCCTGTATtacttgattttaatttcttttaattctttgccTTAAAATTCTGAGgtccaggaatatttttttagggGTGTGTTTAGTAACTTGGAACCTaagatgggaaggaaaaaaggctttgaatTTGTAAACCAGTATGCAAGATACAATCTTATTGTGATCAAAATACCAGTGTAGTAGAacactgctttcaaaaaaatgtgatttaattttttctggaTGGGCTAGTATCTCTAGtcttttcagaatatttacaATGAATTACTATAGAATGGTGAGTATGACTTATCAAGAGCCATCAACGCTTACCACCTTCTGTAATTTTGGAAGGTAATTTGTCATTTATAGCCAATGTATAAACTGTTTGCTTTAGCAGATAATAcatgtttgctttccttcccctgtAGTTTGGAGGTAACCCATTTGCTTCTTTAGTAAGCAATGCATCAACAGGAGGGGACAGTCAGCCATCTCGTACAGAAAATAGAGATCCTCTACCAAATCCCTGGGCTCCTCAGTCCAGCTCGCAGACTTCCACAACAAGTACCACCACCAGTGGTGAGAGTGGTGGCAGCAGTAGTGCTGGAAACAGCACctctggcagcacagggcagagctcAACTGTACCAAATTTGGGACCTGGACTAGGAGGTATGTTTGTTACTGcaattttatatatttgcaCATAGTTGGGACTTGCAGGAAATTATGCTTTCATTAGAGAGTTTTTGCTTCAGAGTTTTTGGTGCTATTTACTTTTGTAGAACATTTGACCAGTAGCAAAGTCCtctgtagaaaaataaacataaaaagtaaacaaagagTGGTAATAGTACTTGTGTATTGCCTTAAAATAACAAAGGCAGGGAATCTCTATATAAATGatagtatttttcctgtttggagACAAATGTGAGAGCTAATAATTTTGGATACTTAGTGGGATTGCTTGTTGGATACAGCCTCTGTCTTCTAGGATGTCTGTGGAGGCAGAACTGCATTGAGGTATGTTTCAGGGACTAAAACTCTTAGAAACCAAGTGATTATATCCTGGTTCTAGGTAGTCTAATTCATCTGATGATAGTCAGGATGTTTGCTAAAGTggccttttacttttttttaaagctggtaTGTTCAACACACCAGGAATGCAGAGTTTATTGCAGCAGATAACAGAAAACCCACAACTTATGCAGAATATGTTGTCTGCACCCTATATGAGAAGCATGATGCAGTCATTAAGCCAAAATCCTGATCTTGCTGTACAGGTAAATGCATTTGGTATAGTAATGTATTGTGTGTATtgatgtgaaaaagaaaaaaaaaaaagttcaatcTATGGCACAGTTAAATTTTCACATCTCAGTTGTCTGTAGTGAGTGGCCCAGTTTTCAATGTTAAGCCCTAACTCACTGAAATTATTACCTACTTATACTTAATAATTTGTTGCAGTGAGCTTCTTCAATTTGTAATTGGACATCATGCCAGGCATGCTTCTAAAATAACTTGTAAGTTTGTGTATGTTTTGTACAGCCCTAAACTTGTGACCCAGCCTAAGAACCAGTTGGacaaaatgaatgttttggTTGTAAATTACAGTAGATCTACCAGTAAATAAATACCCTTACTAGCTTTGGAGAAGTGAAGGGAGGTGAGGTGGTGCCCAGTCTAGGAATGATTCTGgtttcagcttctgttttgtGACTTGTGCTCACTGTAGAAGTTCAGGTGCCGTTTTATGAATGCTATCATAGAAGTGCTTTCAAATTTTACTTAAAGCAGTAATATCCAAAGTCAAATCCTGAACTGAGACTAAAAAAACATTATCTTCTCTGTAGTAAATACTCAATTGGAAAATGTCCTTCACTTCAGGTGACGTTTGCAGGGAAGCCATTGCTTAGATCTCTAGTGGAGGCTGAGCAGACAAGGATTTTCTTGTAATACAAGTGAGGTTGTCTTGGCAATTATCTGGCAGTTCATTcacttaaaagataaaaatacccaaacaaaccaaactaaaacaacagcagcataaatgaattaaaaaaaaaaaaaaaacccaaccaaaaaacttCTGCAGTGTGTTCTAGTCCGGTTGTTCATAACAAGTTTTGGTCAAAGGAGATGTAGATGATCATTATTCTATGAGGTTATTTTCATAGACTATTACCATGTAAGTAGTTTTCAAACCCCGTGTGGTTTTTACTACTTGATCTTTgtgaagttaaatatttttgtcccATAGATGATGTTGAATAATCCTTTATTTGCTGGAAATCCTCAACTTCAGGAACAAATGAGACAACAACTTCCAACTTTCCTTCAGCAAGTAAGATGAAATAGAGCTGCTAATACATGTCTGCAAATcagtgagaaatattttcaataaactGGTGTCTTTGATTTGGCTAAAAGCTAGATTCTGTAATATATTCTCTTTAGCTTTAGACACCAGGTTGGATTGTCACGTAGTAATAAATTCTTGCTTAATGGCTCtatcctttttaaaagttaaacCTGATTTTTAGCGGATGTTTTTGTCTTCGGCTAGTGCAACTGCTTagatttgcttttgcttctttgCTTGGAAGGAGTTCTAATGGCTCATCAGTTGAAGAACACCTGTTTGCAACAtgatttgttttgcaaattaaaaagcttAGTACTTCTCCCACTACTAGAATAAAGTTTCATTATGCTTTTCTTGTACCTCTTCAAACCTACCTTGAGTATTTGGGAAAGAGATCTTACAGCATGTCTAATTCAAAAGAAGTGAGTTCTGAAGTTTTTTTGCCTGTAAAGATTGGCCTCCCACCATCTTCCCCTCTTAATATCATTGTGTTTGCAGTCTAGGTATTTGCTTGGTATTAGCTGCCACAGCGTGTAGTAGTACTGTGTTCCCTAAATAGGAGCAAGCAAGACTTTTCTTAGGAATTGAAGACTTAATCAAATGCATGAGTTCATCATTAGGCAGTCCTTCATATCAGAGTAAATGTGCGTTGCCAAGATCTCAGTATCACCTTGCAATTTATCTGCACAGCTAGTTCTCTGCTGTATTCGCTATGTTAGGTCAGATGATCAGCAGCATTAGCAGGTGAAGTGTAGAAATAGCTGGATATTCTTAGAATGTTGAGAGCACTGCAGCTTGTACTCCCTTGCTTGTCTACTGGCATTTATATTATGGGTTTAGGTGATAGAAACCATGGAATGTTCCTCTGCATAATGGAAGGCATCTTTTGCAATAAAGGGCAATTGCCTGGCAGAACTAGGAAAGAATTGCTGCTGCTACTTAACAGCTGAAATTAATAACTTTAATAGAGGGAAAATCCAGGTCACCTAAGTGCTCCGAGAATTGTTGGGCCACCATTTCTGTAAAGTAACAGAAATATGAGACAGTAAGTTGggatttaaataatttctttaagtAGTTGCAGCAGCTTTCTTTGGAGAAcgcaaaatgttttcctctttaaaatttGAGTAAACTTTACCAGCTATATTTAGTTATTTTCAGACTTCTAGCTGTCAGGAAGGTAAAAGTCCAAGAGATGAATGGAGAATATTAACAACTTGCTGTGCTTAAGTCTCAGTATGCACCCATATTCCAGACCAGAGTTCATGTCCTATTCTGCAGTTCTCTGCACCAGAGGTAGTTTGACCTTAATCTGTAACTTCTATGCgaatcaaaaatgtttttgcagccGAAGGAATTTGGTGTAGTTGCCAAGTGAAGGCTGCTAAGATTAACAAACCTGTCTGCTGTTTGAAGTAGGTCTGGCTACCAAGGCTGTGTCACTTGTGACTGAAACATTACTTTTCACTTATCTATGGCATCTCTAAGCAGAGGTGAGCATAAGCCATTAGTTTTGGGTTTGTATCTAAAACAGTTAGGTTTCTGGAcacttaatttcagaaatgaaaagaatttgcCTTTTAAAGTATCTGTGGATGTGAAAGCCGGTTAATTGAAGtcacaggagagagagaggcCTTGAATATTCTACATTTGCTTGCTAGTATGTTTGGcactgtatttgcatttttttaggCTCTGAGGGCACTACAGATAGGAAGACATGCATAAATAGTCATGATCGCACTGCTGTGGTCTCAATTTAgctaggaaaaataaatattatataacTTGGATACCTGTTGGTCTTGTTCCATTGTGTTCACCATAGTTGCTTACCAGTAGTACGATATAGGAGACTAAATCTAGAATGAGTTGGACTAATACAGTCCTATAGCTTTGAAAGATTACAAAGTCTGCtggaagaggaaatgaaaaacacttttcccTGTGTACTTCTTATTTGAAAGACTTAGTCCACATCTAGAGAGTTCATTGATGACCTCCTATGAAAGTTTtctcaaaaaaggaaaaatacctgAAGGATTTCATGTAAATACTCAAAGCTGCATAACAAGTTCAGAAGTTATATCAGATTCTGTAAAACATCTAGTGATAAAGATTAACTGTGAATGTCTGCATATATTGGAAGAGTTTATCTCCTTTTCTTAGATGCAGAATCCTGACACGATATCAGCTATGTCAAACCCCAGAGCAATGCAGGCTTTGCTACAGATTCAGCAGGGCTTGCAGACGCTAGCAACAGAAGCACCGGGGCTTATAC
The Falco rusticolus isolate bFalRus1 chromosome Z, bFalRus1.pri, whole genome shotgun sequence DNA segment above includes these coding regions:
- the UBQLN1 gene encoding ubiquilin-1 isoform X2 yields the protein MSESAEGPAGGRSPPESPAQGSAAAAEPRIIKVTVKTPKEKEEFAVSETSSVRQFKEEISKRFKSHTDQLVLIFAGKILKDQDTLTQHGIHDGLTVHLVIKTQNRSQDHPAQQANTTGSTATTSTSSGSTSTPASTNSNPLGLGGLGGFAGLSSLGLNTSNFSELQSQMQRQLMSNPEMMVQIMENPFVQSMLSNPDLMRQLIMANPQMQQLIQRNPEISHMLNNPDIMRQTLELARNPAMMQEMMRNQDRALSNLESIPGGYNALRRMYTDIQEPMMNAAQEQFGGNPFASLVSNASTGGDSQPSRTENRDPLPNPWAPQSSSQTSTTSTTTSGESGGSSSAGNSTSGSTGQSSTVPNLGPGLGAGMFNTPGMQSLLQQITENPQLMQNMLSAPYMRSMMQSLSQNPDLAVQMMLNNPLFAGNPQLQEQMRQQLPTFLQQMQNPDTISAMSNPRAMQALLQIQQGLQTLATEAPGLIPGFNPGLGGLGSIGAPAGSTVPSSAPSDSTSPTSGTAEPGHQQFVQQMLQALAGANAQLQNPEVRFQQQLEQLSAMGFLNREANLQALIATGGDVSAAIERLLGSQPS
- the UBQLN1 gene encoding ubiquilin-1 isoform X3, whose product is MSESAEGPAGGRSPPESPAQGSAAAAEPRIIKVTVKTPKEKEEFAVSETSSVRQFKEEISKRFKSHTDQLVLIFAGKILKDQDTLTQHGIHDGLTVHLVIKTQNRSQDHPAQQANTTGSTATTSTSSGSTSTPASTNSNPLGLGLSSLGLNTSNFSELQSQMQRQLMSNPEMMVQIMENPFVQSMLSNPDLMRQLIMANPQMQQLIQRNPEISHMLNNPDIMRQTLELARNPAMMQEMMRNQDRALSNLESIPGGYNALRRMYTDIQEPMMNAAQEQFGGNPFASLVSNASTGGDSQPSRTENRDPLPNPWAPQSSSQTSTTSTTTSGESGGSSSAGNSTSGSTGQSSTVPNLGPGLGAGMFNTPGMQSLLQQITENPQLMQNMLSAPYMRSMMQSLSQNPDLAVQMMLNNPLFAGNPQLQEQMRQQLPTFLQQMQNPDTISAMSNPRAMQALLQIQQGLQTLATEAPGLIPGFNPGLGGLGSIGAPAGSTVPSSAPSDSTSPTSGTAEPGHQQFVQQMLQALAGANAQQLQNPEVRFQQQLEQLSAMGFLNREANLQALIATGGDVSAAIERLLGSQPS
- the UBQLN1 gene encoding ubiquilin-1 isoform X4 produces the protein MSESAEGPAGGRSPPESPAQGSAAAAEPRIIKVTVKTPKEKEEFAVSETSSVRQFKEEISKRFKSHTDQLVLIFAGKILKDQDTLTQHGIHDGLTVHLVIKTQNRSQDHPAQQANTTGSTATTSTSSGSTSTPASTNSNPLGLGGLGGFAGLSSLGLNTSNFSELQSQMQRQLMSNPEMMVQIMENPFVQSMLSNPDLMRQLIMANPQMQQLIQRNPEISHMLNNPDIMRQTLELARNPAMMQEMMRNQDRALSNLESIPGGYNALRRMYTDIQEPMMNAAQEQFGGNPFASLVSNASTGGDSQPSRTENRDPLPNPWAPQSSSQTSTTSTTTSGESGGSSSAGNSTSGSTGQSSTVPNLGPGLGAGMFNTPGMQSLLQQITENPQLMQNMLSAPYMRSMMQSLSQNPDLAVQMMLNNPLFAGNPQLQEQMRQQLPTFLQQMQNPDTISAMSNPRAMQALLQIQQGLQTLATEAPGLIPGFNPGLGGLGSIGAPAGSTVPSSAPSDSTSPTSGTAEPGHQQFVQQMLQALAGANAQLEILFLAVAKSRSSISATTGAAECNGLSEP
- the UBQLN1 gene encoding ubiquilin-1 isoform X1, with product MSESAEGPAGGRSPPESPAQGSAAAAEPRIIKVTVKTPKEKEEFAVSETSSVRQFKEEISKRFKSHTDQLVLIFAGKILKDQDTLTQHGIHDGLTVHLVIKTQNRSQDHPAQQANTTGSTATTSTSSGSTSTPASTNSNPLGLGGLGGFAGLSSLGLNTSNFSELQSQMQRQLMSNPEMMVQIMENPFVQSMLSNPDLMRQLIMANPQMQQLIQRNPEISHMLNNPDIMRQTLELARNPAMMQEMMRNQDRALSNLESIPGGYNALRRMYTDIQEPMMNAAQEQFGGNPFASLVSNASTGGDSQPSRTENRDPLPNPWAPQSSSQTSTTSTTTSGESGGSSSAGNSTSGSTGQSSTVPNLGPGLGAGMFNTPGMQSLLQQITENPQLMQNMLSAPYMRSMMQSLSQNPDLAVQMMLNNPLFAGNPQLQEQMRQQLPTFLQQMQNPDTISAMSNPRAMQALLQIQQGLQTLATEAPGLIPGFNPGLGGLGSIGAPAGSTVPSSAPSDSTSPTSGTAEPGHQQFVQQMLQALAGANAQQLQNPEVRFQQQLEQLSAMGFLNREANLQALIATGGDVSAAIERLLGSQPS